The DNA window TCAGAGCTCAGCTTGTCCTAAAGAAGCTCTCCAGGTAGGCAGCTTTTTgccaagcttttttttttttttaataacttagTAATGTTCATCATATTAGCTTAATTCTTTAATATACAGTATAAAAAGGATGACTGGAAGtataaatacacattttgtAGGTTTTCTTCAGAACAAAGGCatcaaataattttgtaaatgtAATAATTTGCTTCATCattgaaaacacagttttcacaTTGCAAGGGTAAAATTCTGGGAGAAACCAGCATTGAGTGATTTTTATCAAAGCCAGTTGCTTTATTATGGTGGGCTTTTCAGTGGGTAAGGGGGACACTCTGAACAGTCTATAGATTAGAGAAGATTGAACTGTGCTTTGTTTGCAGCCCATCCATGACCTGGCGGACGAAGCACTCAGCAGGGGCCGTGAGGACAAAATGAAATTGGCTCTGAAGTGCATTGGCAACATGGGAGAACCAGCCAGCATCAAGCGCATCCTCAAGTTCCTCCCCATCTTTTCATCCAGTGCTTCTGATATCCCCATCCACATTCAGATTGATGCCATAATGGCCTTGAGAAAAATTGCTTGGAAGGACTGCAAAACAGTACGTAGGATCTGGTAGATTTTCTTTACTTAGTGAATTAGAATATGTACCATAAGTGTAATGGTTTTAATGGTATTGTGTGTGGATTcagttttttcaaaaaaagattatttttaagaacAATACTACACAGTTTTACATTTAGCTGATGTTTCCTGCTAAGATGTAATGATAATTAGTCAGTAGGAATCTTCCAGCAATGTTGCTTTTATCATCTATTGTAACCAAGGAAGTCCTGTGCTAGTTATAGATAGTGGACACTTAGCCACCTAAAAGTCAGACATATAATTTAAATTGCCTTTATAATCAGGAGGAGAGATACTTTCTGTTAAACTCCCCAGCCAAATGTCAGCATTACTCTGCCTCTTTTAGACCCTTCCCTTGAGGCTGGGCGAGTCACCACTGACCCCACACTGAGGCTGCTGTCACAGAAAGTGTAGGCAAAACTCCTGCCTTTCAGATGATTTTAGGTATAGGACCTATATGAGAAACCATTCACTCAGACTGTCTTTGGTGAACGGCTGAACCCTTTTAAAACTGGTTTAAAATAGTGAAGCATGCTCACTGAGTCAGTGGAGTGGTTTCAAACAATGAATGAATCTGTCTTATtatctacatttttttcttccaaagatGTTCACTGATGTTTGAATATCAGTAATGCACAAAGCATTTCTGATGCCTTTTGGACTGTCATGGGTTGATAGATGgacatttatttccatttcagtggTTTCATGGGGCTGTTCCACCACGGCCCCTTAGTTATATTAGTAAAGCTATGTGGAACCCTGTGGTAAAAAATATCAGGAAACCTTTCTGCAGGGATGATGATCCTCTCTCCCATATTTTCTGTGGGTTAGGTGTGGATCCAGGTTGCAAAATGGTTTCAGTTAGTGTTAATTCCAGACCctgttttttctgtgcaggtgcagggatATCTCATCCAGATCCTTGCTGATGAGTCGCTTTCCCCCGAAGTGCGGATGATGGCTTGTGCTGTTATCTTTGAGACAAGGCCTGCCCTTCCCTTGATAACAACCATTGCCAACGTGGCCATGAAGGAGAGCAATTTGCAAGTGGCCAGTTTTGTGTATTCCCACATGAAGGCTTTGTCCAAGAGCAGGTTGCCATACACGTACAACATGTGAGTAGAGACAGCAACAAAGCAGGTGCTCTTGAGCAAATGATGATCTTCTGCATGTGCTGACAACTGAGGTCAGTTCATTTACTGACAGGAGCTTGTTTCTGGATGCTATTAcctttctcattttgtttaGATCTTCAGCTTGCAATATTGCCCTAAAGCTGCTGGCCCCCAAACTGGACAGGCTGAGCTATCGCTACAGCAAGGTCATACGTGTTGGTGGTTACTTTGGTAAGTGTTTCAGGGATGAGGAACTTTCACTTCAGAAATCCATTCCAAAAATATTAAGTCCTTTGCAGAAATATGGCATTCTTTATTTCAgtgagaaattaaattaaatgtgaCATTCATATGTTTAGAGTAGCCATTTAATAATCTCTGCCTAAACAGTTAGAGTTTATGTAATGATACATCTTAAAGTTGGCGgtagaaaaagcagcagaaatatgATCTTGAATGGTAAACAGAATGGTTAGAAAAAAGATGtctcttgttttcttctgccACAGATAACTATAAAgttggtgctgctggagaagtCCTTGTTATGAACAGCCCAGGAACAATGTTCCCATCAGCAATCATTTCCAAGCTGATGGCATATTCTGCAGGGTCAGTGGCTGATTTGGTGGAGGTAAATATTTACCTAAGTcaataataaatcaaattaaaattaaaactccTCATAAAGTTTCCTCTCTGTAAGCATGTTTCAGACTGTTCCTTCTCGTGCTGTTTTGGTAGGCTGGTGTCCGTGTGGAAGGCCTCACAGATGTCATCATGAAACGAAATATCCCATTTGCTGAATATTCCACATACAAAAAGATAAAGGAGATTGGAAAAGCTGTAGGTATTTTCAGCAATACATGTGGGTTATGTGAAGGGGCATTGGTGATGCTTCTCACTTTAGCTAAGCCTTGTGTCAGGAGGTTGAAGGCGTCAGCTCAAGTATTTCTGTGAAGGAGAGATGTGCAGTGGGGACTGCCGGGGACATCTGCCATGGCTGCAATAGCTTCTGCCAGTTtttgctctggctctgcctcctccccacCTCAGAgatggctgcaggaggagcacaggagggaagggagtAGCAGGCATTGCAGCACAGTGTGCCACATGCCTGGCAGGCTTCCTACTCCCTCCCTTCATCTACCTCACCTAGTTTACAAGAATATGCCTTTGTCTTCaagagaaaggatttttctcttgCAGTGCTTTCAAACTGGGTTTAATGGTACTAATGGCTCAGACCCTGTGTATGAATGTTACTGTATTGGGATACCAAACATTTGTGGGCATCTCAATGGTGGGAGAAAGTGTCAATTAGTGCCACAATGTTATTTACAATTGGAAATCTTACAAAGGAAAAGGGCAGCTTGGCCAGTGATGGGTTTAGATATGGGTGGTTTAGGATGAATTATCATTTATGAAGTGTTCCAATAAGAAACTTTGCTTGTGTCTTTatcttttcccagctgctgggatggaAGGAGCTGCCAACAGAAACCCCCTTGATATCAGCCTACTTTAAAGTCTTTGGCCAAGAGCTGGCCTACATCAACATCAACAAGGAGGCGCTGCAGCAGGCCGTGAAGGTACCGGGgcccctgctctctgtgcagcaCTGGCCAGCGTTCCAGGCCCCCGTGCCCACACGCTGCTCCCTGTTTTCCCGCAGGCCGTGCTGGAGCCCGCGGCCCGGAGCACACTGCTGAGGAAGGCGGCAGCGCAGCTGCGCGCCGGCACCGCGGCCCAGTGGACGCAGCcgctgtggctgggagagctgcGCTACATCGTGCCCACGGCCCCCGGGCTGCCCCTGGAGTACAGCTCCTACAGCACgggcctggccagggctgctgccagcggTGAGCGCCGAGCGGGCACGGGGACCGCGCCTGGGAGGGGATGGACAAAGGAGGGGAGAAATAGAGCTGGCTTGGGGATTGGAGAGTGGGCAGTGAAGGTGTTTGAAGAGAAGGTGGGTGCACTGGTTTGTGCATTGAGTTTGAAGGGATTGAAGACAGAAGAGGTGAGATGAGAACCTAGGaaatcagagagagagaggccaCAACATTCAAAGccaaaaaaccacaagagcTGCCTGGGGAGTTGATGCAGACATGGGTAGAAGGGGGTGGTTCCTGAGAGGTGCTCACCCAAGCTAATGAAGATTCAATGTtgattttaaaagagaagaaaatagaaaacaatcAAAAGTACACTGTTAGTAACAttaagaaggaggaagagaagagggtCGTCTGACTCCCCATGTTTCTGAAATTTTAGTGTTACACCAATTATCAAACTTTCAATTTGGGTCAgctcttcattttcttaatatatttttatttccattttcagtaTGTTGCATGAGAACCTTTGCCTACATAACAAGCTTCCTCtgcattttcaattttcttcagAATCATGAAAGGTTTCATGTACCCCAAAGTCTGTCTTGTTTTCCGTCTGTATTTGCTGTACTAACAAAAACACTACCTCCCACTGGAAACTGCTTATGTTTGActcctttctttcatttttacaaTGTTTAAATATTGTTCTTGCATTTGCAGTTGATGGAAAGATATCTCCCCCTTTAACTGGAGATTTTAGACCTTCACAGTTGCTCGAATCCACTGTGCAGATTCGTTCTGACATAAACCCCAGGTACGACAGGTTTCTGAGGCTTTCCATAGGAAGGAGGTTTCTAAGGGAAGGCAGAACCTCATGGGTGAAAAGAGCACCTTCCTTACACCTGACTGCTGCACTCTGTTTCAGCTTATACATACAGAAATTTGCAACAATGGGTGTCAACACAGAATACTTCCAGCAAGCTGTGGAAATTCAAGGCAAGGTCCTGACAAGAGTGCCAATCAAGTTTGATGCTAAGATAGACATgaagctgaaaaatattaagaTTGAAACAAATCCATGCCATGAGGAAACTGAGCTAGTGGTTGGAAGGTACGGTAGCATTACTGCAGAATATTTTGTGTTGCTGAAGCCCCACAAAGTTCACTATTGACTTACCTCCCACAGAGGTCTCTAGAGAGGCAGAGTGAGTCTTCAGTGTGTAGCAGAACCTTtaggaaaaagaacaaagaagaCAAATACAGTAGCTAAAAATCAGAAGATGCCTGAATTATTTAGCAGTGtgatttttatattaaattgtttattattttgtgttcttactattttttattattttattgtcttttaaggattttGATTTATGTGTTTGAAGGAATATTTTTGATGTTTTGGAAATTTTGTTGAAATTTATCTAGACTTTGAGAACTTCCTGCAAtataagaaaattatatttgtcatgtactctttttttgttttcaataatatttatatttctaaattCATATGTAATCCCTATGTTCAAATATCTTACCTCTGTGCTTTCAAATGATACTCACAAGGATGTATGAATCCAAAGACAAGGGGTTGGAATAATTTACTGTTCTTTGCATATATCTCAACAGACATAAGGCTTTTGCTGTATCGAGAAATTTAGGAGAGCTAGGTGTTGAAAAGAGAACTGCAATTCTCCCAGCAGATGCTTCATCAAATATTGTGGAAGAACCTTTCAAACCATCAGATAAAGCTTCCAGTGAAGACTTCACAAAGGTAACCTACTTTTTTGGCTTACACAGTAATATTCACCCTCTGTGCACTGGATGTCTGTAGTTTCACTCTTGCCTATGTCAGTCCCCGTGGCACTCACACCCTCATCTCTAACGCAGCCAGCAGCTGACAGCGCCCCAAGGAAAAGTGCCCATGGCTCTCAAGAGGATCTTGGCCCCGTCACGGGAAGGAAAGCTCATAAACGAGACTTTTGTGTCAAGCTGCAGCACcttggctgccagctctgctttgccagCAGGTCACGAGATGCTAGCTTCCTGAAAAACACCTATTTGCACAGGCTGATCGGAGAGCACGAGGCTAAAATAGTCTTGATCCCAGGTAAAATACTGAGCGTCTTGGGCTTGTCAGCGCTATCTGAAGCAGTATAACTCCCTAACATGTGCAATTGGTGTGTAGTTGAAACAGATGCTGATATTGACAAAATTCAGCTGGAGATTCAGGCAGGATCCAGAGCGGCTTCCAAAATAGTTAATGAAGTAAACGCGGAGTCGGAGGAAGAGGGTGAATCATCTCTGTATGGGGACATTCAAGCTAAACTGAAGAAGATTCTGGGCATTGACAATGTGTTCAAGGCAAGTGACTGAGTATGGCAGTGGGGAACGTTTTCCCCTAAAAGAGGGCAGAAATTAGAAGCACAGTGTGGGAAGCTGGCATGGCAAAGAAaggctggggctgttttggAAGGTGCCAGTGGCCCAGACTGGGGTATTGCTCCTATGGGGTGCAtccagcaggctgggctgggctggatttcAGCTGGATGGAGTGGATCTGAGGGAATTCTGCAGCTTCTGCTATGAGTGAGGGAAGAAGgtgggggtggttttttccttgaaaagctGGTGTGAGAACCCAGCTTTGTCCAACACCCACAGAAGTTTTACTTTGCAAAAGCAGGACCTGATGTATTCTCTCTTGGATTGTGTTTGCAGATTGCAAATAAAACACGACACCCGAAGAAGCAACctgcaaagaaggaaaacactgtGCTTACAGAGCTTGGGGCAGACCCTGACACAAAACATCTCTCCAGCTCATCTTCTGcctcctcagctgcctcctcttcctcatcgTCTGCTGTTTCTCCTCGTCGTAAGGAGGCTGGCGATGAAGATGAGAATAATCAAGAAGAGCAAGCAAAAAACAAAGATGcaagcagcaagagcagcagcagcagtggcagaagcAACAGCAAGAGTagcagcagtgagagcagcagcaagagcagcagccgtggcaaaagcagcaagagcagcagcagtgacagaagTAGCAAGAGCAGTAGCAGTGGCaaaagcagcaagagcagcagcagcagtagtgACAGAAGTAGCAAGAGTAGTAGCAgtagcagcagaagcagcaagagcagcagtagtagcagcagcagcagtagcaaaaGCAGTAGCAAGagcagtagcagcagcagcagcagtgacagaagtagcagaagcagcagcagcagtagaagcagcagcagtagtagcagcagcaaaagcagcagcagcagcagcagcagtagtagcagcagcaaaagcagcagcagcagtagcagaagcagcagcagcaggaagtcaTCAAGTCATCACAGCCATGGGCATCACTCAAGGCATGtgaatggcagcagcagcagtgagtcACTGAGCCACCACAGCCATGAACATCATTCAGGACATCTGgaaggtggcagcagcagcagcagtgcataTTCCAAAATATGGGTAATTTTGTCAGTAAATCTCATGCTACTAATCACACTCTTGGCTTTGCATGACAAGTCAGGACATTAGATGACCAGTAGATTTTAGCAACATATAATTGGAAAATTTATTCTACAAACATACCTGCAATCATTGACACAGATGTCTGCTTCATCTCAAAGTTTTCACAAGTTTGTTGAAAATTTTGCTACTGTCAGGAAATGGTGTTTTTGACAATTTGCTGTCCATAAACATTGCATATTTCTGTCTTAATTTTGCAGTAGAAACATTAATGCTTTATATAAATTACTTCATCTTGCATTATCTTCTTGTGACTAAGCATACAGAACTATGTATGAATGATAATCAGTAAATTTCTTATTTAATTTCCAATTCTTAGATTTTCATGTAATtgcagcatttcttttcctctgagacTTCTAATCttgttttttgtcattttcaaaGGAAGCCCATGAGATTTATCAGTACCGCTTTAAATCAGCACACAAACAAGAAGAGGtgagtttttctttcctcactAAAAGAAGTATGGAATCTGTCAAGAGTCTAATGGAGATTTTAATGGCAACTTGTTATCTTTGTTGAGGAAAATTGCAGTACTGATAACATTAGAACTGTGGTGGTTCTTCTGAGATGGGTAAGGACAGAGAGCTGTGTTACCTTTTGTGCTGTGCACATGAAGCCATTTGTGGCTCTGCAAAGGAACTACAAAGCCTCTTctaaaacaataaaacagaCTGGAGCTGCACACTTTGAAGGAACCATAAGAAGCTTGATTCATTTAATTGGCTTTGATCACCTGGTTTCTTGGGTTGGAATCACTGCAGGTACATGAGAATAGTGAAATGGACAAATGTAGAAAGATACCTTATTTTATAGTATTTTGGTTGAGCAGATTCTTACTAGGGCATGAGCCAGCCAGAGCAGTGTACCTGGCACTAGTGCTCCTCAAAAAGTAACATTTGAGCAGTGTGTGTCCACTCAGATGCTCCTTTCCATTCAGTTGGTCCATTCAGTTCATCAGGCCTGTGCAGAATTTTTGGTCTTTCATACTGAAGTGAGAAGCTGATTAAATCTGACTTGCTTTGGTCCATTGTTTTTTCATACAGGGAATTCTCATCTAGGTATGGTCCTTATGGACTGTGAAGAGTCAGATATGCTTGGGGAAACAAAGTTTTTCAGAGTTAGATCTTACATAGTAAGAAGGACAAAGCCAAGTGCCATGAGAGAGAGTATTGTTCAGGACTGCCACATGCAATTTCCTCTTACATGCTTTAAAGTTACCCTCTTAAGCCTGTTGTTGTTTgattcttttgggttttttggggtttttttgcaggtCCCAAAAGAAAAACTCCCAGATGACCAAATTGACAGCTCACATTCCTCTGCCAGATCCAGTCATGCTACATCTCGAGCTTCATGGGTTAGTTGCATcatttttagggggttttgaCAGCTTGGAATAATGTCAGAGTGTCTGTGCACTGACAGTAATTGTATATAGTAATAACTACAATAATCATGGGAAGGGAGAAATGGCAACCTCTTGAGTCTCAGGTATCAGTCAAGACGTGCACCATAGCTCCCACATGCACTTTCCCTTTTTACTTGCATCACAACCCTTCCCTCATCAAAATCCCACCCAACAGATGCCTGCAGAGACTCAGTTTGTGacctctgcagcctggagggAGATTGATTgaggtgctgcagtgccagtgtgAGGACATTGGTGGTAGCAAAAGTCATGTTCCAGAGGGGCATGGAGCACCTGGGCTCCTCACCACCAGGCAGAGGAGTGCAGGCTTGAGAATGATGGAGAGAAGATATTGAAGGTCATGATGCACTTCAGGCAGTTCTCCAAGGGAAGGGGTTCTTGATGTTGGAGAGAATGTCCTGGGTTATATTCTATGCTGAGTTGCAGTGCAAACACAAAACCTGACTGCTCCACAGAGCTCACAGCCCAAGTGTGAGCAGAAAGCCAGCACAGGACCCAGACAGATAAACAAGAGGAGATGAGTGGGGATGTTTCTGCTGTGGGAATGAGTGATGCATACCACTGACAGCTGATGTTCAAACTGAACCACTTGCTTTTCTTCACAGGCTGGATACTAACAATGAAGCCCCAATCATATAGTCATTACTGTGTTTTAATTATATGACTATTTCCATGGTATCAGCTGTAGCTCAGGAAATGGCACAAATTTTGGCTCATAAAAACACAGTGCTAAAAGCCATCTGGCATGCAGAGGCACGTGCACATTAGAGACATATGCATGAGGTTTTATAGGCATGTATATATGTGTGATACATATGCTGGTATATATATTTGTGGTtcagttgtttattttttccatttatccATCTAGATCTTGCATCTAAAATGTTCCATGGTAACTCTTCTATAATTATATGTTTTGCATACCTTCTCCCCCTTCCTCTTAGCCCAAGTTTTTGGGAGATGTTAAAGCCCCAGTGTTAGCAGTTTTCCTGCATGGCATCCGTGATGAGAAGAAGATAGGAGGCCTCCAGCTCGTGGTGTATGCTGATATTGACTCCATCAAGCCTCGGATGCAGGTATTTGTGTCCAACCTCACAGATTCAAGCAAGTGGAAGCTCTGTGCTGATGCTTCAGTCCACAATGCTCACAAGGCAAAGGTAAGGCTCAAAACTGGCTCGTACAGCTCTGTGTGCATCACAGGAATGCTCAGGCACTAAAAATTGAACCATTGTCCCTCCATCACAGGCCTACCTGAAATGGGGACAGAATTGCCAGGACTACAAGGTTTCATCTGAGCTGGTAACTGGGCAGtttgctgcccaccctgctgtaCAAGTGAAACTGGAGTGGCCTAAAGTTCCTTCCAGTGTCAGATCTGTGGCAGAATGGTGAGAATTGAGTCTGCAGTGACACTTGTTAACAATGCTGGTCAACTTGGAAAAATCAGCATCTGCACACAAGGTTCTAGTGGCTTAAGTCCTGGCTGATACTTTATTCTCTGACCTGTCCAAGTACTGCCTTTGGACATAAAAGCTGAGAGGGATTACATCTCTTTTTAATATACAGTATCTCTTGATATTTGCCATAATTACTGAAAACTGAGGAACAGATCCTTCCTTTCACTGAGCACTtgaacagcagagcagagtgggtgTGAGGACATAACCAGGGATCCTGCAGACTATTATGCTTCATACACACAGATGTGAGACAATCTAGCTGGGATGTGtccagccttttttttctccatctcaCTAAATCTTTCTGATTTGAACTTTTGAAGGTTTTACAAGCTTGTCCCTGGGGCTGCATTTAtgctgggattctctgaaaaaGAGGACAAGAATCCTTCTCGGCAAGCCAAGCTGATTGTGGCTCTAACTTCTCCAAGGACTTGTGATGTTGTTATCAAGCTTCCTGATgtaattatgaaatatttttatcactCTCCTATCTTATTCCTAGTAGAAAAGTGTAACTGTTCAATTACAGTTGGTCaattctgagaaagaaaaattaagttaGCATCAGTTTTGGTGCAAAtgatgaaaattacttttatatatTTCCATCATTGTAATATTTCATAGAAACATGTCTATATAGTGATTCTTTTCATGGAGAGAGATGTGGGTACTCATAATGACATGAGTTTCCATCTGTAGTGTCTCCATAAGTGTTCACCTCATCACTTTTGAAAGGGAATAATTCATTCTCTCCCAAACAATACCTGAATGACTTCTCTCACACCATGAGAGAAAACTGAGCAAAAGCAAAAACCTCATGGACAACGAGTCAGATGAGTTATGCTCATGTAAATTCTTTGCAAGGAAAGTAGAATAGGAAAAAATCCTAGCTGTTTGCTGGCATGGGTACATTTTGAATGTGCTTTTGAATTCCTTTTCAGATTACCCTCTATGAAAAAGCCATGAGGCTTCCCCTGTCACTCCCTGTAGGGCCAAGGGCATCAACgtcagagctgcagcctcccagctgGAATGTCTTTGCTAAAGCCCCTTCTGCAGTGCTCGAGAATCTGAAAGGTCAGATCTAACTGGCTTCAGAACAACTTCAGTCTCACAATGTATTTGGCCACCTTGTAAATTTTTCTGGCATTGTTTATCTCAGTTGATTAGGAAATTTCTGTAATGATGTGAGGATGGTTCAACTGAGAGAAAATAGTGTGCATGTAGAACAGAAATCATCAGAATTTCAGGGATCAAGATACCAATTATCCAAattgataaaattttaaatttctgtcaattatttttctgttagaaAAGATAGAAGTAGTAGATAGTTCTTCTGATAGAAGAACACATTTTATATGCCTTTTT is part of the Zonotrichia leucophrys gambelii isolate GWCS_2022_RI chromosome 8, RI_Zleu_2.0, whole genome shotgun sequence genome and encodes:
- the LOC135450933 gene encoding vitellogenin-2-like; this translates as MRGIILALALTLVGSQKFDIEPGFSSKKTYVYSYEGWVLNGLQEKNLAKAGVRLSCKLEISGLSENNYLLKIRSPQLEEYNGIWPRDPFTRSSKITQMVSSCLTRPFKFEYSSGRVGNIYGPENCPDTCINIVRGILNVIQITIKKSQNVYELQEAGIGGVCHTRYVIQEDKKNNRVSVTKTVDQNNCQEKVVKSLGMAYIYPCPVDTMKERIIKGTAAFSYKLKQSDSGALITEAVSQQVYQISPFSEPTGVAVTEAKQQLTLLEVKSEWGSSPEISMQSYGSLQYQFPAVLPQMSVQLIKTKNPEQRIIETLQHIVLNNQQDFHDDLPYRFLELVQLCKLTSADTLESIWRQCSDKPRYRRWLLSAVSATGTPEALKFIKSRIRSDDLSYLQALLSVPFALHFTKADENTVPIAADLVTSSRVQKNSLLQQLASLGYSSVVNRYCSQSSACPKEALQPIHDLADEALSRGREDKMKLALKCIGNMGEPASIKRILKFLPIFSSSASDIPIHIQIDAIMALRKIAWKDCKTVQGYLIQILADESLSPEVRMMACAVIFETRPALPLITTIANVAMKESNLQVASFVYSHMKALSKSRLPYTYNISSACNIALKLLAPKLDRLSYRYSKVIRVGGYFDNYKVGAAGEVLVMNSPGTMFPSAIISKLMAYSAGSVADLVEAGVRVEGLTDVIMKRNIPFAEYSTYKKIKEIGKALLGWKELPTETPLISAYFKVFGQELAYININKEALQQAVKAVLEPAARSTLLRKAAAQLRAGTAAQWTQPLWLGELRYIVPTAPGLPLEYSSYSTGLARAAASVDGKISPPLTGDFRPSQLLESTVQIRSDINPSLYIQKFATMGVNTEYFQQAVEIQGKVLTRVPIKFDAKIDMKLKNIKIETNPCHEETELVVGRHKAFAVSRNLGELGVEKRTAILPADASSNIVEEPFKPSDKASSEDFTKPAADSAPRKSAHGSQEDLGPVTGRKAHKRDFCVKLQHLGCQLCFASRSRDASFLKNTYLHRLIGEHEAKIVLIPVETDADIDKIQLEIQAGSRAASKIVNEVNAESEEEGESSLYGDIQAKLKKILGIDNVFKIANKTRHPKKQPAKKENTVLTELGADPDTKHLSSSSSASSAASSSSSSAVSPRRKEAGDEDENNQEEQAKNKDSSSSDRSSKSSSSGKSSKSSSSSSDRSSKSSSSSSRSSKSSSSSSSSSSKSSSKSSSSSSSSDRSSRSSSSSRSSSSSSSSKSSSSSSSSSSSSKSSSSSSRSSSSRKSSSHHSHGHHSRHVNGSSSSESLSHHSHEHHSGHLEGGSSSSSAYSKIWEAHEIYQYRFKSAHKQEEVPKEKLPDDQIDSSHSSARSSHATSRASWPKFLGDVKAPVLAVFLHGIRDEKKIGGLQLVVYADIDSIKPRMQVFVSNLTDSSKWKLCADASVHNAHKAKAYLKWGQNCQDYKVSSELVTGQFAAHPAVQVKLEWPKVPSSVRSVAEWFYKLVPGAAFMLGFSEKEDKNPSRQAKLIVALTSPRTCDVVIKLPDITLYEKAMRLPLSLPVGPRASTSELQPPSWNVFAKAPSAVLENLKAQCSVSYNKVSTFNEVRFNYTMPADCYHILAQDCSSDLKFLVMMRNEDESVNLKGINIKIGNHEVDMRPADGRVQLLVDGAESPANVSLTSAGASLWIHSENQGLALLAPAYGIDKLYFDGYTFRIQVALWMAGKMCGLCGKYDAECEQEYRMPNGYIAKDAVSFGHSWILEERPCRGACKLRHAFVKLERAVQLAGVESRCLSTEPVLRCNKGCAPTRTTPVTVGFHCVPADSATSLTDKQIKFDQKSEDMKDTVDAHIACTCENENCI